The segment GTTTTAATTCAATTTCTTCACCTACTTTTTTATCCTTAATTCTTAATACTGAAAATTTCAACCCCTCTTTAACCTTAATTTGTTTACCACCGAGTTCAATAAATGCATACATTATTCACTCCTTTTTTCAATAAATTGAATATCTTTCTGTAAATTTTTTATTTTTTCTTCTATTTCAATTTTTTTATTTTTTTCGTTTTCAATTACTTCAGGCGGTGCCTTTTTAAGAAATTCTTCATTTTTCAATCTGTTCTCAATATTTGAAAGTATTTCTTTTAA is part of the bacterium genome and harbors:
- a CDS encoding valine--tRNA ligase; translation: IIKKLAGVKEIKRFIEEKDIFVRHLKWGGLGITFHGIINISEEKEKKLKEIEKLKEILSNIENRLKNEEFLKKAPPEVIENEKNKKIEIEEKIKNLQKDIQFIEKRSE